The genomic window GAGCATCTCGGCGCGGATGGCGTCCTGCCAGCCCGCGGCCTCGAAGGCGGAGCTCCACGCCTCCACGCCGGCCTTGAGGGCGGGGCGGTACTCCTCCGGGATGTTGGGATCCAGGTAGAAGACGATGGGCTTCACCGGGCGCACCCGGTCGCCCACGCGCTCGCCCGGCTCCAGGCGCCAGCGGTTGACGTTGCGGACGAAGAAGTTGTCGTCGTCGCGCGAGAAGTCGCGCCGCACGGTCATGAAGTAGCCCACGCGGTCGTCCGCCCGGCGCACCGTCATCGGCTGCGCGGGGAGCGCGGCAAAGGTGTACGCGATGGACACTGGGACGTAGCGCCCGTCCGGCACGGAGGGGAGGTTCGACGGGTTGGTGGGGCGGAAGGTGAGCTTCGCGCGGATGTTGACGTTCTCCGGGAAGGCCTTGACCGACTCCAGGTAGCTGCGCGCCTTGTCCACCGACACCGGGGGCGGGGTGCCCTGCCCGCCGGGGCTCGCCAGGCCGTAGCGCACCCGCTCGCCCACGCCGGAAAGGTCGCTGACCATCCAGTCGTACACGTTCACCAGCACGGTGCCGTCGTCGCGCACGGATTCCACCTTGGCCGATTCCAGCACAGACGAGCCGAACGACGTGCCCACCGCCGAGAGCGCGGGCGAGCCGTCAGGCGCGGTGAAGCGGGTGGGGCGGCGCACCAGGAAGACGCGGTCGCCGCGCCGCTCCAGCGCCACCACCGCTCCCTCGAAGATCCCCAGCATGGTGCCGCCGAACAGCCCCGCCGCGCCGATCCCCTGGCTGATCTGCATCCCCATCAGGAAGTCCTTCCCCAACCGGTCGGCGGGGATGGCCAGGAGCAGCTGGTCGCCCTTTTCGTATGTGTCGAAGAAGCCGGCGCGCCGGTTGGCGTCGCGCGTCACTTCCGCCCAAGGCTTGAAGGGGGACGGGGCTCGGCGCGTGGTGTCCGCCGTGGTGGCGGGGCGCGCGGCCGCCGTGGTGGGCGCGCCGGTGCCGGCCGCGGGGCGCGGCGACTGCGGGGCGCTCTTTGCCGATGCGCTGGCGCAGCCGGCGAGGCCGGCGCACAGCGCGGGAACGATCAACCGTTTCACGAGGGTGTTCTCCTGGGGGGATGGTGCCAGGTACGCGGGGCCACGTCCTGTGGGGTGGGCTGCTAAATTACTAGCACGGTCTCGTACCTCACGCAACTCTTTTGTTGGTTAGGAAATGATGTGGGCGAGGAACTGAAGTCCTGAGTCCTGAGTCCTAAGTGCTAAGTCCTGGTGAACCGCTGTTCAGCACTTAGCACTAAGCACTAAGCACTTGGCACTAAGCACTTGGCACTTAGCACTTAGCACTTAGCACTTAGCACTTGGCACTTATTCCGGCGGGCGCGCCTTGCTCTGCTCCTCTATCATGCGCCGCACCCGGGCCGGTGCGTCGCGCATCAGCGGCTGGATCAGCTCCGCTTCCGGGAGGTTGCGCCAGTACTTCAGCGGCATCTCGGACTTCATCGCTCGGGGCTTCATGCGCGCGGGGTTGAAGATGCTGGCGTAGTACGTCCGCCACAGATCCTCCAGTGCGTCGGCCGACGGAGCGGCGGAGCGCGGCACCCCTTCCGAGAACCAGAGCGCCGATCCGTCCCAGTGCGCGCAGCGGCGCGGCGTCAGGATCGACCAGCGCATGGAGGCGAAGCGCTCGGCGAAAAAGGGTGCGGTGCGTTCGAGCGTGTGGTGCTCCGGCTCGAACCACGCCACGTAGTGCGTCCCCTCCTCCCCCTCCACCGCGCGGAAGCGGACGAACGCCTTGGTCTTGTGCACGTCGCGCCGCACGGCCTTCTCCATCGCCAGCATGCGGTGGACGTCGGGGTCCATCGCCACCTCCATCAGCCGCGGCTCCCCATGCTTCAGCCGCCAGAGGACACGGTAGAGGATCGCCCACCGCTCCGCGTCGCTGTGGCACGCCGCCGCCTCCGCGAGTGCCATGAAGGCGCGAGGCACACGCGCGGTCGCCTGGACCGCGGCGGCGGGAGCGTCGTCCACCAGATCGAGCCCGGGCTGCTCCCCCTCCGCCTCGTCCCAGAGCACGTCGCGCGGCTCCACCCCCGCGGCGAGGAGCCCGCGGGCGGCCTCGCGCCATCCCTGGAACGTAGGTTCGATACTCGTGCGGCGCATTTGGTTGCCCTCACCCCCGTCTCGTTACACTCGACTGCCCCCTCTCCCGATAACAGGAGAGGGCTCCGCCCTCTGTTCTCGAGAGAGGGGGCTGGAACTGCTCCTTCCAATCACCTTCCCCTCTTTCCGTTGTCTCTGTGGCTCTGTGTGAGGCGCGGTTGCGGTTCTCCTGCGCTCAGAGCTCGCCATGAAGCGCGGCGAAGGCGGTCTCGAACAGGTCCGTCTGGCTCCCCTTCGGCGCGATGCGGTCGCGCAGGTCCAGGGCGTCCGGGTTGAGCAGCCGCGGCCGGTGGTCGTCGGTGATGATGAAGGGAAGGGCGCGCTTCAGCGGCACCCGCATCCGCGCCAGGTCCGCCAGGCGGATGCGGTGCCAGCGGCGCGCGGCCAGGATGCGCTTCACGTTGCGCGTCCCCAGCCCCGGGATGCGCAGCAGCTCCTCCCTGTCGGCCAGGTTCAGGTCCACGGGAAAGCGCTCGCGGTTGCGGAGCGCCCACGAGGTCTTGGGGTCCAGCCCGAGGTCCAGGTTGGGCGCCTTCGGGGTGGTCAGCTCGCGCGCCTCGAAGCCGTAGAAGCGCATCAGCCAGTCCGCCTGGTAGAGCCTGTGCTCGCGCACCAGCGGCGTGGCGATCAGCGGCAGCCCCGCGGCGGCATCAGGGATCGGCGAGAAGCCGGAGTAGTAGACGCGCCGAAGCTCCGGCCCTCGGTACAGCTCGGACGCGGTGTGCAGGATGGTGGTGTCCGTCGCCTCGGTCGCGCCGACGATCATCTGCGTGCTCTGCCCGGCCGGGGCGAAGCGCGGGAGCGTGCGGCGCGGGGCGGCATCCGCCTTGGCTTCGGCGATGCGCTCCTTCATCCGCCCCATGGCGCCGGTGATCTGCACGAGCTGCTTTTCGGGGGCAAGGCGGTCCAGGTTCTCCTGCGTGGGGAGCTCCACGTTGATGCTCAGCCGGTCCGCCCAGCGCCCCGCCTCGTCCAGCAGCTCTGGCGACGCGTCGGGGATCGTCTTCAGGTGGATGTAGCCCGCGAAGCCGTGCTCCCGCCGCAGCGTCTTCGCCACGGCGATGAGCTGCTCCATCGTGTAGTCCGGCGTGCGGATGATCCCGGAGCTGAGGAAGAGCCCCTCAATGTAGTTGCGCCGGTAGAAGTCCAGCACCAGCGCCACCAGCTCGTCCACCTTGAAGCGCGCCCGGCGCACGTCGCTCGAGCGCCGGTTGATGCAGTACTGGCAGTCGTAGATGCAGTAGTTCGTGAGCAGCACCTTGAGGAGCGACACGCACCGGCCGTCGGGCGTGTAGCTGTGACAGATCCCCGTCCCCTCGGTGGAACCGAGCCCCTTTGCGCCCCCCCTCCTCCCCTTCGCCCCGCTGCTGGAGCACGACGCGTCGTACTTGGCCGCATCCGCCAGGATCGAGAGCTTCGCCGCCACTTCCATCCCCTTCTCCCGCAAGCGTTTCCAGCGCATTCCGTACAGATGCCGAAATCTAAGCTCTGCACAATGTTAGGTCAACGCGAGGGGAGTTCAGGGGCGTAACAGGTGCCTTTGAGGGCTGGCTCGTGCAGCCTTGCGGGTTCGGTGGGTGCGGGAGCCACTTCGCGCACCGGGGAACCGGGGAACCGGGGAACCGGGGAACCGGGGAAGCAGGAACTCGAACGGACTCCCCGGGACGATGTACCCAGCCGACGACATCTTGATTCGCGTGCGCCTGGCGACCGAGCACGCGCGAGCCCTCAAAGCATCCATCGAGACCCACCTCGCCCGCTCGCGTACGCTGCAGGAGCGCGCGCTGTCAGGCCGGTACCCCAGCATGCCATGCGACGCGGCGCTCGTCGCCGACATCAGCGAGGTGGTGCGCACCAGCCGCCTGCTGCT from Longimicrobium sp. includes these protein-coding regions:
- a CDS encoding TIGR03915 family putative DNA repair protein, whose amino-acid sequence is MRRTSIEPTFQGWREAARGLLAAGVEPRDVLWDEAEGEQPGLDLVDDAPAAAVQATARVPRAFMALAEAAACHSDAERWAILYRVLWRLKHGEPRLMEVAMDPDVHRMLAMEKAVRRDVHKTKAFVRFRAVEGEEGTHYVAWFEPEHHTLERTAPFFAERFASMRWSILTPRRCAHWDGSALWFSEGVPRSAAPSADALEDLWRTYYASIFNPARMKPRAMKSEMPLKYWRNLPEAELIQPLMRDAPARVRRMIEEQSKARPPE
- a CDS encoding putative DNA modification/repair radical SAM protein, with product MEVAAKLSILADAAKYDASCSSSGAKGRRGGAKGLGSTEGTGICHSYTPDGRCVSLLKVLLTNYCIYDCQYCINRRSSDVRRARFKVDELVALVLDFYRRNYIEGLFLSSGIIRTPDYTMEQLIAVAKTLRREHGFAGYIHLKTIPDASPELLDEAGRWADRLSINVELPTQENLDRLAPEKQLVQITGAMGRMKERIAEAKADAAPRRTLPRFAPAGQSTQMIVGATEATDTTILHTASELYRGPELRRVYYSGFSPIPDAAAGLPLIATPLVREHRLYQADWLMRFYGFEARELTTPKAPNLDLGLDPKTSWALRNRERFPVDLNLADREELLRIPGLGTRNVKRILAARRWHRIRLADLARMRVPLKRALPFIITDDHRPRLLNPDALDLRDRIAPKGSQTDLFETAFAALHGEL